The region GTAAATCGATTTAAATCGATGCCCTTGGGGCACGATAAATCTGAATTGGTCTAGTATTAAGTCGAAGGAAGAACCACCCTCGTCACTAAGCTTATCTTTCTTCATAACTATTGATAAGTCGGAGTCGCTCCAGGCAACTATGACAGCTTCATCACCCCTATGAACTCTCACACAAACATCTTAGTAAGCTTTCTTGATATAATATGCATAAAGTATCATAATTAACTCTAACATAATTTACATACCTATCTATTCCTTCATGTGCCTCCGGAATTCTTGGTATACAGGTGAGCTTATGTATGATTGTCCGGTTCTTTTGCCCAGGTTTTGAAAAGGTTATGGCGCACTTGTTTCAAAAAATAAGGTTGTGGACTCTCTTTGATATTTGGAAAACCGGTTACTCTAAGGACCTttgcattaataaataactCCACATgacaataaatttgtaaactcacgatttttaatttaaggtacaatttaataaaagtcaATTACCTTGCCAAGCTGATTAAACtatgattttcattttcacatgCTCTCCGCCATATACAgatgcgaaaaaaaaaatagcaccactggcccagtaaaactttgaataagtctcctacctacaatttagggtttaaaaggagctgaaatacctttttagaaaggttaaacaattcactATCTAATTGGGTCATTGGTCATGATCCAGGCGAACCGGGATTACCTCTAAGGGCTAGATAGACTAACAGGTTAAAAAGGGCGTTATTTACTCCCAGTAAGCGTCCTTTTAGTCCCTTCGCAATTAGGCTTACGGCCTTGACCTCCCTCGCTTTTAGGAACTTACGGGTGAACTTGGCGCTGAAAGCCTTGCTGAAATCACTCAGCACGAAGATCCGTCGGAACACTTCCTGCCCTGACTTGCCCCGCGTGCAGTGTGCGGGTTTGCTTGTCGTACCGCTGACGACTCATTTCATAAGCGCCCTTGAGGTATTTCTGGACGTTGTCGCTCAGAAACCTCAGCTGTTTGGCTAGCCTCTAACGGCCGCCATTCAGGAACATATCTCCTCCGTTGCTTTGGGGTGCATATGAGTATATCGGCGTCTTGATGTGTTGGATTCCGAACCCATCGACCATCTCCTTAAACGGCTTAGATTTGAACTGTTTTCCATTGTCCGAATGTACGAAAAATGGTCCACTACGATAAATATACATGCTTGTCCACTAATGGACATCGGATACTTGCCTAGGAAATCGATGTAGAGTTTCTGAAATTACTTTACAGTTTCAACTCTCTTCCTTCCCCCACTTGCATCCTGAAGCTTAGTGCTTTGGCCGAAGGATCTCCAAAGTCTTGCGTATTCCATCATGTGTGTGGGACCATCGTGTGGGATCTGAATGACCCCAAACTGTGTTATGTGGAATCCACAGCTTCCATTAAGCTTCTCCCAGTTCATCACTCATGTTTAGAATTCCGTTCTCGACTTTGAGGTCCGGTAGGTGCTTCATTATTGTTCTCGACTTCGGCCACTAACTGCCGATAGTTTTCCACAGCAAATTCCTCGAAGCATCGGGACAATGTATCGGGGATAATGTTCCCGCTTCCCTATGCTAAAATTGTATCCCTGTAGCTGAAGCGACCATCTGGCATCGTACGGCTGAAACTTCCGAGTGGCTGTAGTTGACCTGGTGTTTATTCATCTTGGCCGAGAAGAACGCGATCGGCTGCTCCTCACCATCCTGGTAACGCTGAAAAAATACCGCTCCGACGCCGACGTGAGATGCGTTGCACTGGATGAAGGAATGTTTCTAAAAATCCGCATGAACCAGGCCCGGTGCGATCGTCAGGACCAACTCGTGCTGCGTTGGGACTCAAGCCAaactttgtgttttgtttttcttcaagGGCTCGGAGAGTGGTACTGACAGAGTAACGAAGTTCTTTAAGTTGCCAAGGAAGGTTCGGCTATGGCATCCTCTCAGTCGCTGAAACTTGCTCCATGCGCAGCAGTACACCTCCAACTGCACACTCGAGGTACGTTAATAAGGTAAGGTAGAATTTGGATTTGTTTAGACCGATTGTTAAACCAGCTGATTTCAGCCTCTGGGCTACGCAAAGTAGGTACAATAAGTGCGTCTGGAAATCGGTAGCCAGGCTTAGAAGCTCGTCcagataaacaaaaacattggaTCTTAGCTGCACTGGTATCACCCGGTTCATCAGCCGCAAGCGCTGCGCCGCGTTCCGAATGGCTGATACAACGGTCTCCCAGGTACCGTGAACGCCGTGTATTCCTTGCTCTTGTCATCCATTTCGAATTGCCAGATCGCAATCCACACTGGAGATTTAGTGCGTCTGGTCAATCCTGGAGAGGATACCATCGGCGCTGGGTAGAGGCTATATGTCTGTCACCGTCAAAGCGTTCAGCTTACGGGCATCTTTCCCTGGTTATGACACCACTGTTGTGCGATTGCTTCACGGTTTCTTGCTGTCCTCGATGACTCCCAACGCCAGCATCTTCTCTACTTCATCCCCAACCACCTTTTGCTTCGCTGGAGATATGGGATAGGGTCTATTAAGAAAGCTTAACCCTTTCTAAAGCTTGCCTTTCCTGCGCCGATAGGCGCCAGGATTCCGACTCCTCCTTCGCTTCATTCATTTCTTCTTTTGTTCGGCGCACTGCTTAATTTGCCTAGCATGGATTTCTGCTCAACCCTTCACCGGCTTCGGCACGATTCTACATACGACCGCTTGTGGTAAATCAAAGGATCGCCTTAAATCAATCACCACCACGAGCGTGTGGAGTGTGGTCGCTTCTAACGGCGATCTGGAACTCCGGTTTATAACTCCTGCAGCTTTCACCTCTCGGTGAGTCCAGGACTGGAGACCGATGCCGCTGACTGGGTGGCAATTCCAACGATCCGCGATAACCATCCGTACGCGTTAAAACCAGTCGATCCTGGAAACCGCGATCCTTGGCTGGCTTGTCTGCCCTGAGTTGGTGTTTGGCGATCCAGGTCCTTCAGTAGCGGCGTTTGCCGCAACACATTGTTCAGTCGAGGAAACCGTTCCAGATCTCGTCCCTCAAAGTCTTGCCAACTCCATAATCCTGCAGGTGTTCGCCGCTTGTGTACGCGCAGCGTTTACCGCCAATTTCGCTGCGGTGTCGCGTTTGGAATACCGCTTCCCCTGAACCTCTTGATCTTGAGCCTACGGCTTGCCCATTTCCTCgataatgtttttaaaattagttttccttGGCGACCGGTGTTCTTGACAGTGAGCCGGTTGATCCTTAAACCGTCCAACTAGTACACCAATTACCGGCGTTACCCGGCCGCACCCTCGGCATCTTTTGACCAGATTTTGTCTTCGTCATCAACGAACCTTTCGACTTCAAGTGGTGATCGTGCCCAGCCTCCAAACGCTGTGGATAACTTAGGTTACGTTAAATCGGAAGGCCCTCACGGGGCCGCGTATAGGCCAATATGGCCCATGTTTCTTTATGGACCTAGAGAATGTTTTCGtggttttcgaaatcttttaggATTGAGGTATTTTTCGCGAAGGCAAGTAGTTCGCCTGGCTTCTTCCTGGAGGCATCTTCTACCGATGCCAGAACCGAAGCGCCCTTGTTAGGGCCGGACACTTGCAAATGAGATGCTCCAAGGTCTCAATTGCCTCGAATTCGTCACATTTCCGGCATTTGGCGTTGTTGGTAATGCCGAGTTTGACTGTGTGTGCCGCAGCTAGGCAGTGACCTGTAATAATTCCCACTAGCAGTCTGTAGTCTTTCCTTGGAAGATGCAGCACGTAGTGACTGAGTTTTGCGTTGCGCtctttgcacatgatttttgaaattttgcagGTGGTGGAAGTTcttctccatctgcttttggctcGTGTGTCGGCCCGTCTTTCCAGTTCGCTTTGGAGTGTTCTAAGGGAGACAGGAACGATTTCTGATCTTTCATTCGCCAGTCCAACGCCTTCCTTTGCAAGTTCGTCTGCCGTCTCATTACCATCGATGCCCTGGTGGCTGGGAACCCAGTAGATCCGCACTGACGTGGTCGTGGTAAGGATATCTTTTGCCTCCCTGCTTGCCAGTACACTTTTGGAACTGACCGCTGACGATTGCATGGATCTTATCGCCGTTTGACTGTCTACGAACAAGTTAACCGCTTCATGTGGGCGGTCAATGCTCTGCGCAAGCTCTGCAGCTTTCCCTATGGCGAATACTTCCGCCTGGAATATGCTGCATTGGCTCGGTAGTTTATACGACAGCCTCATTTCAGGGTCTGTACAGTATATTCccgctccaactcctccttCCATCTTGGAGCCGTCCGTGTATATATTGAGGTGTTGAGCATGGCCCTGACCTGTTTTCCAGTCGTCTGGTCCCAtaaatgttgttgttcttacATCCGGGCTCGTTCTGGTGACTATGTGGTCAGATATGCTGCTCATGTCTCGACCAATTGAACTATGCCCGAGTCCTTGTAGAGACATATGTTCTGATGTAACCAGGCGTTGTGCAGCCTTTCCTGCGATCATCTGCGCTTGGATGTCTAGGGGATCAACTCCAACTATAGTTTCGAGTGCATTTGTGGGGGTTGACCTCAGCGCCCCTGTTATGCAGAACAGTGCCTGCCGCTGGGTTCTCTCCATGAGCTAGTTGTAGGTATTATTTTCTAAAGCCTGCCACCACACTAAGACTCCATACATCAGAGTTGGACGCACCACCGAGATGTAAACCCAGTGCATTAGAGCGGGTGAGAAGCCCCAAGTGCTGCTAAGCATGTTCTTGGATGCATATAGCACTATGGTAGCCTTTTTTACCCTCTCTAGTACATTGGGCTTCCATGTCAGCTTGCTGTCTAGAACAATGCCGAGGTACTTGACCTATGTCTTCGCGGTTAGCCTGGATGAGTTAGTCTTCGGGGGGACCCATAGCGGCACCTTGTATCTCTTGGTGAAGAGAATGAGGTCTTTTCCGCGTTGATAGTGAGTCCTACCTTCTTCGCCCACTCACATATCTCCCTGAGTGTTGATTCCATAATCGAGCTGAGTGTCGATGGACAGACTGCCGTGATAATTATGCTTATGTCGTCAGCATAGGCTGTTATCTTTGGGGCCTTCCTCTCGAATGTCTTGATCAGGTCATCTACCCCGCCTTGCGGCGTGCCCCTGTGTGTTCCTTTCACCATGGAGGCGGTTCCCCAATCGGACTGTACCCGTCTACAGCTTAGAAGATTTCTTATCCACAAACTGATAGCGGGGAGCGTGTTGGCCGCTTCTAGGCGATCCATTATAGCGTCTGTGGTCACGTTGTTGAATGCTCCGgatatatccacaaacactccgagagcatatttttggttatgcaGTTATCTCAATGGTGGCTACTAATGAGTGTAGTGTAAGCATGCTGGTTGGATGACAGTAGTCGTCCTGCATCATTTGTGATGTATATGTCTAGCAGCTTTTTTAGCGTCTTGAGTAGGAATGAGGTGAGACTAATCGGCCTGTAATCCTTGGGGCTCATATGGCTGCACTTTCCTGCTTTTGGCAGGAAGACAATCCTAGAGGTCCTCAATTGGATAGGGATATAGACCGTGCTTAGGCAAGCTGTGAATATAGCGTGTAGCCATGGGGTGATCACTTCTTTCGTCACCTGTAGCATGGCTGGAAATATTCTATCTAGTCCCGATGCTTTTATTCCCGCAAAGGAGTCTATGGCCCATTGGATTCTTCTAGAGGATATTAGATCTGTTGGAAGATGCTATTCCCCAGTTACGAGGTTCTGGTGCTTGTTGGCATCGGATATCTCGGTACATCCTGGGAACTGAGCATGCATTAGTGCTGTTAGGGCCTCTTCGCTGCCCTCAGTCCACTATCCGTCATCGCGTTTGAGCTGACTCTGTATGGTTGGCTGCTTCGATAGCAGATTCTTGAGTCTAGCCGTTTCTGGGGCCGTCTCGATATTGGAGCAGAAGTTTCTCCAAAAGCTTCTTTGTACCCTGCGTATTTCCTTCTTGTAATCCCTGAGTAGGATCTTGTATTCCCTATTGATTATATCATTATTTGCGTCTTTGgcgattttgaaaaattctCGGAGGTTATTGCGTAGAAGCGAAAGATTGCCATTCCACCAGGGTGGCCTGGTCCACTTCCTGGCTCTAGATGTCGGGCATGCTGCGCGTTGCGCATCTAATAATTCCCTGGAGAGGGTCTCTAGGGACTTTTCTATGTCTTCAGCGGATTTTACTAGGCCCGGGCCAGTCGCGAATCGTGTCAAGATTGTCCTCTTGAACTTCCCCCAGTTAGTGTTCCGGGGGTTTCTGAAAGAGGTGTTCGAGTTCGCATAGGAATTGTATGTACTTATGATGGATGGTCTCTCAAGGACTCTCCATTCTGAAACCATAGTACTTTGTCCCCTTACGGGTGTTAGGTCTAGTACGTTTGAGGAGGTGGGAACTACAAAGGCATGCTCTTCCCCTACGTTAGCTATGCTTAGGTTGGTTGATAGTAAAAAGTTTAGGAGTGACTCACCTCTGTCGTTGATGTCGGGGCTCCCCCATACGCAGTGATGCGCGTTGGCGTCTGCACTCACGATCAGTTGTTGGTCGTTCGGGCTGGCTTTCACCATGCTCCTGAGTACCTCCGGTTGGGCCGTTCTGTCGTGTGCCATGTAGCAGGAAGCTACCAAAATGCGATTCCTCTCGGTCTCCAGCATCACAACAGCCAGGTCATCCGTGCTGTAATGAGACATAAGGTTAGCATGCAGGCCCTTCCGTACAAGTACGGCGGCTCTGTTTCTGCTTACTTATGGTGTGTAGAGGAGGTTGCAATTGGAGGACTTTAGTCCGGCGACGGCATTGCCGAGGCAATCCATGGCTCTTGGACCAAAGCTATATCGGCGGACCCTTGCTCCAGGGCGTTGAGGAATTCCGCCGACGCGACCTTGCTTTTATGAAGATTGAGCTGCAGCACCGTCAGTGGCATGGGTACTGGGCTCATCTCCATTCGTCGGGTTGACTGTCAACGTCAGGTCTCCGTTCTCCTTATCCGTCTCGCCTAGCGAAAGTCCCTGGGCGGCTTCCGCGATGGTTTCCAGACCTAGGTCCTTCTCCACTTCGCCTGCCTTCAGGGTGTGAGCATCCTTATCCCCGGGATGGCGTTTTTTGAGGCGCAGGTACACGCTCCCCATGCCCCCCGACATCTTCCCGTATCTTGGATAGAGGATGTCTTCCGCCTCCTTATTTATCTGGAGGACTGCACTATGGCCCCCCTCCTTGGGTGAGGGGGTCGCAAGGTGCAGACCTTCCCGTCCGCGGTTGGTATATCCGGATTCGGTCGCTGCAGTAGCTTCAGCGCCCGGTCCCCTTGGATTGCGATGGGAAAGAGAACCTTCGCCTTAGGAATGGACGGGACTAGCTCCCTGTCCACCACCTCCAGCTGGGCCCCCTCCCACAACGCCTCCATTTGGCAGACCGTTTGCGTCACCACTTTCTCGTCTGGTCATCCACGCACTTCAGGATTTTGACCCCGTTCAGCCACCCGTTACCATGAAATGTGGGCATGGTGGCCTCAGAAGCTTCCTCCATCCGTTCAAACAATGACTCAACGAGTCGCGCATGCACCAATTTCCCCCGCGGCTCGGACATCTTGCCGGCTTGATCGCTTCTGTCAATGAGTGCCACGATCAAGTGTCATTTGGTCGCCTCACTGACTTTAAGCCTCTTCTCGGGCCTCTTCGCTTTCTGGGGGGGAGGGCCTACCTCCTTCGGCTCGCGTCTCCGCTTGATCCCCGGTGCGTCCTTCTTGGCGCTCTCGGTTGAGCGTTGCCTCTTGTTGGCAAGCGACTCCTCCACCTTGTTTGCGAATCCGCCCGTTGATGCCATGGTGGGGAGGTTGGCGAAGTGCAGCCTGCCCTCTGAGTCCCTTTGCTCGGCCCAGGTTAGCTTTGCCTTCTCCTGTGGGGATAGGGCGGCTTTTCCCTTGAGTCGGCTGAGGATGCGAAGGGCGGCTTTGTATTGCGCCTTAGCCTTCATACCCTCGCTTGAACGCTTCGGCCCGTCCCTGCGCGGGGAGCTGGTGCCTGGTTTCGGCGAGCGGAGGAGGAGATCCTCCTCTTCTTTAGAGAGCTGCACGCTCTCCAGGTCCGAGTCTGTATCGACTATGGCACCTGACCGGCTTAGCCTCCCTTgagtcgttgttgttgtggcagtAGCATTGCAACTGACATGACCTGCTCCAGTCCAATCAGAGGTGTGCCCGCTGGCGACACGCAGAAAGGGTTGCCCCCCTCCGTGCCCGCCGGTGGTAGCAGTCACGCCTTCCACCGACGTTTGGGCTGACATCCCAGCCCGAGTTGATTCGTTATTGGTGTTCATTCCACAAAGAACCATGGTTAGTTTTCCGGGGAACCACCCACTTGCGTTTTATGCCTAACCGCCAGGCACCTCCGCCCATGGCAAGTGGTTAATTTCCTCCTGCTTTCGAGCGGAAGGAATTGAACCGTTGCCTTAGCTAGACACTGCATTACCGCGGACGGAGCAAGTAGCAATGCATTACCCGTTGTCCGGGATAATGCAGTGTCCATTTCCCTGCCGGCGCCCTCGTGGAGGGTTCAGATGGAGGAGTTTTGCAAgcctaaataaataacttataactatgaataaataaatagatttgcCTAAATAATAtacctaaataaataaataaatgtgtttaACTAATAAGTATAAGTAAATACACCACTAAATATatgataataaatataaaactaaataagaCCACCATGCTatagaaaaaacaaataaaaatgaattaagtGAAACAGGACACTGAAACACACTTTTTAGCCCCTACCTTACGGACCACCAATTCACCTTTTcctttctcttcttttttctctttccTTTTCAGATTGAAACTGGGAAGACGGAACCGAACATCGCCATTGGATTTCCGACATAATTCGACCTGCGCTTTTTCCCAAAACTCGAACTTCCTGTCGTTCACTAACCGTTCGTCAACAGGCCTAGCTGTCACTCTTGGT is a window of Drosophila teissieri strain GT53w unplaced genomic scaffold, Prin_Dtei_1.1 Segkk7_quiver_pilon_scaf, whole genome shotgun sequence DNA encoding:
- the LOC122625789 gene encoding uncharacterized protein LOC122625789 — translated: MERTQRQALFCITGALRSTPTNALETIVGVDPLDIQAQMIAGKAAQRLVTSEHMSLQGLGHSSIGRDMSSISDHIVTRTSPDVRTTTFMGPDDWKTGQGHAQHLNIYTDGSKMEGGVGAGIYCTDPEMRLSYKLPSQCSIFQAEVFAIGKAAELAQSIDRPHEAVNLFVDSQTAIRSMQSSAVSSKSVLASREAKDILTTTTSVRIYWVPSHQGIDGNETADELAKEGVGLANERSEIVPVSLRTLQSELERRADTRAKSRWRRTSTTCKISKIMCKERNAKLSHYVLHLPRKDYRLLVGIITGHCLAAAHTVKLGITNNAKCRKCDEFEAIETLEHLICKCPALTRALRFWHR